In Torulaspora delbrueckii CBS 1146 chromosome 1, complete genome, one genomic interval encodes:
- the TIM22 gene encoding translocation channel protein TIM22 (similar to Saccharomyces cerevisiae TIM22 (YDL217C); ancestral locus Anc_2.65): MVYTGFGLQQIAHPDDRPFSELTPDEQGERGAQMMVNFMTSCPGKFAISGITGFALGGVFGLFMASMAYDTPLHTPTPGGLNTAQQMADLPLKQQVKIQFADMGKRAYSSAKNFGYIGMIYSGVECVVESTRAKSDIYNGLTAGCITGGGLAYKSGPQAAVVGCAGFAAFSAAIDLYMRSEDGRPPKNDFND; this comes from the coding sequence ATGGTTTACACCGGATTTGGTTTACAGCAGATAGCCCACCCTGACGATCGGCCATTCAGTGAGTTGACACCCGATGAGCAGGGTGAAAGAGGTGCTCAAATGATGGTGAACTTTATGACCTCATGCCCCGGTAAATTCGCTATAAGTGGTATAACAGGGTTTGCACTTGGTGGTGTTTTTGGGCTTTTTATGGCATCAATGGCGTACGATACTCCCTTGCATACTCCGACCCCTGGGGGACTTAATACTGCACAACAAATGGCTGACCTGCCGTTAAAACAACAGGTGAAGATACAATTTGCAGATATGGGTAAGAGAGCTTACTCTAGTGCCAAGAATTTCGGTTATATTGGTATGATTTATTCAGGCGTGGAGTGCGTTGTGGAGTCTACGAGAGCGAAGAGTGATATATACAATGGGTTGACTGCAGGTTGCATAACGGGAGGAGGTCTAGCTTACAAAAGTGGTCCGCAAGCAGCGGTAGTTGGATGTGCTGGTTTTGCAGCCTTTTCTGCTGCCATTGATCTGTATATGAGAAGTGAGGATGGAAGACCGCCTAAGAATGATTTTAACGATTAA
- the SWT21 gene encoding Swt21p (similar to Saccharomyces cerevisiae YNL187W; ancestral locus Anc_2.66) yields the protein MSGYSESEFQVKANTIGTFNCWNLRECWANEDEAWARMVGRDESNGYPFPMLRQSIYLEDETRNLHKPIICQDMSWSHDGTSFVTVHDDYGIRQYLVPDTEIAEGSVKELIPFTRSFKNQSVVSSRLHPGYSLFNESDASNLILLAMRGVPLQLCPLQIDSGDLQASRSFDVSNFTNGTYHVPHAIDFHGNSHFLAGFERNRICLYDINRSSPLWVSQSTKKECGLSVHRAIVSCFDKQANAFLPEHSTRVCGTYRNELHMIDIRTSKNQFLHKLKSGRGIIQILKSENGHYLYTLKRNSNLIDILDMRQPSKKLNTLKLPFNMGAQKFKASLTAANGLTIGTDYGSVINWPRDLVEFGGNDRTFVENSLTQKLGADTFGWESDLPYGNSRINLIEESPVEPGLFLVSYSPDKFAEPSTSIQSGLGLVYHPTA from the coding sequence ATGAGTGGTTACAGTGAGAGCGAGTTTCAGGTCAAGGCGAACACTATTGGTACATTTAACTGTTGGAATTTGAGAGAGTGCTGGGCAAACGAAGATGAAGCATGGGCACGAATGGTTGGCCGTGATGAGAGTAATGGGTATCCTTTCCCAATGCTACGACAGTCAATATATTTGGAGGATGAGACAAGAAATTTGCATAAGCCGATAATATGTCAAGATATGTCCTGGTCCCACGACGGGACGTCGTTTGTCACAGTTCATGATGACTATGGGATTCGTCAGTATCTGGTTCCTGATACTGAAATAGCGGAAGGCTCAGTGAAGGAACTAATCCCTTTTACtagatctttcaagaatcaatCTGTTGTCTCGAGTAGACTTCATCCAGGCTACtcacttttcaatgaatcTGATGCCTCGAACCTCATACTACTTGCGATGAGAGGGGTACCCTTGCAACTGTGTCCACTTCAAATTGACAGTGGTGACCTCCAGGCATCACGCAGCTTTGATGTTTCCAACTTTACGAATGGTACATATCACGTACCTCATGCCATCGACTTCCATGGTAACAGCCATTTCCTAGCCGGCTTTGAAAGGAACAGAATCTGTCTATACGATATCAATAGAAGCTCTCCTCTTTGGGTTAGTCAGTCCACTAAAAAAGAATGTGGGTTGTCAGTTCATCGAGCAATTGTATCGTGTTTCGATAAACAAGCGAACGCATTTTTGCCTGAGCACTCGACAAGAGTTTGTGGAACCTATAGAAACGAGCTACATATGATTGATATTCGAACTTCGAAgaatcaatttttgcacaaattgaaatctggAAGAGGtatcattcaaatactAAAGAGCGAAAATGGACATTATCTATATACCTTGAAACGCAACTCCAATTTGATCGACATCCTGGATATGCGACAACCATCTAAAAAGCTCAACACATTGAAGCTTCCTTTTAACATGGGAGctcaaaaattcaaagcCTCATTGACTGCAGCTAACGGTTTGACAATTGGGACGGACTACGGTTCTGTCATAAACTGGCCCAGAGATTTGGTGGAGTTTGGCGGCAATGATAGAACCTTCGTTGAAAATTCTCTAACACAAAAATTAGGAGCTGACACCTTCGGTTGGGAGTCTGATCTTCCCTACGGCAACTCCAGAATAAATCTCATTGAGGAGAGTCCGGTTGAACCTGGTCTCTTTCTCGTGTCGTATTCTCCAGACAAATTTGCTGAACCCTCAACAAGCATTCAGTCCGGATTGGGGCTTGTATATCATCCTACAGCGTAA
- the RRI1 gene encoding COP9 signalosome catalytic subunit RRI1 (similar to Saccharomyces cerevisiae RRI1 (YDL216C); ancestral locus Anc_2.67), translating into MPLKDESVAQLKIKLNKDKRHSQPVLPGHSGDHFFSHQERHAQVPSQGKLLSISGQNKSSTSLQTCEPWKANPRYFSSIQVSKLACFKILGHALRGGSMEIMGMLVGTTRGDQIIVLDSYELPVEGTETRVNAQSESYEYMVQYMSEMVPKSQTIVGWYHSHPGYDCWLSNIDMHTQDLNQNYQDPYVAIVVDPTKSSKEGSLAIGAFRTFHTEGNNDDESLAFYELNMDIFESRLDESFDAQELKFKMPKVNQESESLPMSRLVDIMSQWNNLNQVRNNSLHHKKDTLTLSNLTKKMGEEDCEADQQSRQYNMFNRQTRSNSVASMKTSAEEDSDVDMNERHPEDTESLNSSVHTMTESSTPLGRPMAPPVVGTIRRSWTQALSGGLQRQHINTGSVINGPETLQRDALLLDYDTNKRDLIELKTREYRKLRYCRDTFTL; encoded by the coding sequence ATGCCATTGAAGGATGAGTCTGTAGCCCAGCTAAAGATTAAGCTAAATAAAGATAAGAGACACAGCCAACCTGTGCTTCCAGGTCATTCAGGGgaccatttcttcagcCACCAAGAACGGCATGCTCAAGTCCCATCACAAGGCAAACTTCTGAGCATTTCAGGTCAAAATAAGTCAAGTAcatctttgcaaacttGTGAACCGTGGAAAGCCAATCCTAGATACTTCAGCTCGATTCAAGTATCCAAACTGGCGTGCTTTAAGATCCTGGGGCATGCTTTACGAGGAGGGTCTATGGAGATCATGGGAATGCTAGTAGGTACCACTAGAGGGGACCAGATCATAGTGTTGGACTCTTATGAACTACCGGTGGAAGGCACGGAAACCAGGGTTAACGCTCAAAGCGAATCTTACGAATATATGGTTCAATATATGAGTGAAATGGTCCCAAAATCACAGACTATAGTTGGATGGTATCATTCTCATCCCGGTTATGATTGCTGGTTAAGTAATATCGATATGCATACCCAAGATTTGAATCAAAATTATCAGGATCCATATGTCGCCATCGTAGTTGATCCCACAAAGAGCTCAAAGGAAGGATCTTTAGCAATTGGCGCGTTCAGAACTTTCCACACTGAAGGCAACAACGATGACGAGTCACTTGCATTTTATGAGCTGAACATGGACATTTTTGAATCACGCTTGGATGAGAGCTTCGATGCTCAGGAATTAAAATTCAAAATGCCAAAGGTGAATCAAGAGAGCGAGTCATTGCCGATGAGCAGATTAGTAGACATAATGAGTCAATGGAATAATTTGAATCAAGTGCGAAATAATTCCTTGCATCACAAGAAGGATACACTGACACTATCCAATTTGACCAAAAAGATGGGTGAGGAAGATTGCGAGGCTGATCAGCAGTCCAGGCAGTACAACATGTTTAACAGGCAGACCCGATCAAACTCTGTAGCGAGCATGAAAACTTCTGCTGAGGAGGACAGCGACGTAGATATGAATGAGCGGCATCCTGAGGATACCGAAAGCTTAAACAGTAGTGTGCACACCATGACCGAGTCCTCGACTCCGCTGGGACGCCCAATGGCTCCACCTGTAGTGGGCACAATAAGGAGATCATGGACTCAGGCGCTTAGCGGCGGACTTCAAAGGCAACATATAAACACAGGCAGCGTCATTAATGGACCGGAGACATTGCAGCGAGATGCGCTACTATTGGATTACGACACTAATAAAAGAGATTTGATTGAACTCAAGACAAGAGAGTACAGAAAGCTGCGTTACTGTCGAGACACTTTTACGCTGTAG